A stretch of the Panicum virgatum strain AP13 chromosome 9N, P.virgatum_v5, whole genome shotgun sequence genome encodes the following:
- the LOC120691158 gene encoding protein LTV1 homolog isoform X1 translates to MGGGGGGRKPRNFATFRLFPRAGAADPNDRVFVRVDNNEYTVPGFADEEPFDRTLSDPTADADHLHSSASGPLPEHVRREILELGLPDDGYNYLSHLRELRPSAAAAASSFVPSSTARPEPLPLDIKAYDASRVRVGPSEGELDEGRTMCKVAAKTAPVRRIEKAVDPDVARLLDESDVSHAGSEDEGLEEDFVIMANRAEGQELEEEDEDEDGNGVFSDVEEEFDFEEDVPKPRVRRLLDEQFDLLALEEYGDSDDDDKGAKDGEYELPSEVIDELKLFHNQNVCVDEEYRTPADFVRRKLDSSTADEVDESAHVIKKCAEYAEKYLNETAEEEEVVLVSESSDESEVWDCETIVSTFSNLDNHPGKIETPGIPKKRLPRVFPGETATTNDIIKLHGKEKLPVEYLPQRKRAGEKEKKVKPAEVADKFKKGAEKETKEEKKVRKAAVKEEKREARKAKKELKGLYKYETQKAQKVAAVTGPSSIRLM, encoded by the exons atgggaggaggaggaggcgggcgcaAGCCCCGCAACTTCGCGACGTTTCGCCTcttcccgcgcgccggcgccgcggaccCCAACGACCGCGTCTTCGTCCGCGTCGACAACAACGAGTACACCGTCCCTGGCTTCGCCGACGAGGAGCCCTTCGACCGCACCCTGTCCGACCCCACCGCCGATGCCGACCACCTCcactcctccgcctccggcccTCTCCCGGAGCACGTCCGCCGCGAGATTCTCGAGCTCGGCCTCCCCGACGACGGCTACAACTACCTCTCccacctccgcgagctccgcccctccgccgccgccgcagcctcatcCTTCGTCCCCAGCTCCaccgcccggcccgagcccCTCCCACTCGACATCAAG GCGTACGATGCAAGCAGGGTGCGGGTTGGTCCCAGCGAGGGTGAATTGGACGAGGGGAGGACGATGTGCAAGGTGGCAGCCAAGACGGCGCCTGTGAGGCGGATTGAGAAGGCCGTCGACCCTGATGTTGCGAGATTGCTCGATGAGAGCGATGTGTCACATGCTGGGTCAGAGGATGAGGGGCTGGAGGAGGATTTTGTCATCATGGCTAATCGTGCTGAGGGACAGGAgttggaggaggaagatgaggacGAAGACGGGAATGGTGTGTTCAGTGATGTGGAAGAGGAGTTCGATTTTGAAGAGGATGTTCCAAAGCCAAGAGTGAGACGATTGCTGGATGAACAATTCGATCTG CTTGCTTTGGAAGAATACGGAGAcagcgatgatgatgacaaaGGTGCTAAAGATGGGGAATATGAACTGCCAAGTGAGGTTATAGATGAACTTAAATTATTCCACAATCAGAATGTATGTGTTGATGAAGAATACAGAACACCAGCAGATTTTGTTCGTAGAAAACTGGACTCAAGCACAGCAGATGAGGTGGATGAATCTGCACATGTGATTAAAAAATGTGCTGAGTATGCTGAAAAATATTTAAATGAAACTGCAGAAGAAGAGGAGGTTGTACTTGTTTCAGAAAGCAGTGATGAATCGGAAGTTTGGGACTGTGAGACCATTGTTTCCACGTTCTCTAACCTTGATAACCATCCTGGAAAGATTGAAACTCCAGGAATTCCTAAAAAGCGGCTCCCTAGAGTTTTCCCTGGAGAAACTGCTACAACAAATGATATCATCAAGCTTCATGGGAAAGAGAAACTGCCAGTAGAATATCTACCACAGAGGAAAAGAGCTGgtgaaaaggagaagaaagtaAAGCCCGCAGAAGTTGCTGATAAATTTAAAAAAGGAGCTGAGAAGGAAAcaaaggaggagaagaaggtaAGAAAG GCAGCAgtgaaagaagagaaaagagaagCACGGAAAGCAAAGAAAGAGCTCAAAGGCCTGTATAAATATGAAACACAGAAGGCGCAGAAAGTTGCTGCTGTCACAGGACCATCTTCCATACGGCTAAT GTGA
- the LOC120691158 gene encoding protein LTV1 homolog isoform X2, which yields MGGGGGGRKPRNFATFRLFPRAGAADPNDRVFVRVDNNEYTVPGFADEEPFDRTLSDPTADADHLHSSASGPLPEHVRREILELGLPDDGYNYLSHLRELRPSAAAAASSFVPSSTARPEPLPLDIKAYDASRVRVGPSEGELDEGRTMCKVAAKTAPVRRIEKAVDPDVARLLDESDVSHAGSEDEGLEEDFVIMANRAEGQELEEEDEDEDGNGVFSDVEEEFDFEEDVPKPRVRRLLDEQFDLLALEEYGDSDDDDKGAKDGEYELPSEVIDELKLFHNQNVCVDEEYRTPADFVRRKLDSSTADEVDESAHVIKKCAEYAEKYLNETAEEEEVVLVSESSDESEVWDCETIVSTFSNLDNHPGKIETPGIPKKRLPRVFPGETATTNDIIKLHGKEKLPVEYLPQRKRAGEKEKKVKPAEVADKFKKGAEKETKEEKKVRKAAVKEEKREARKAKKELKGLYKYETQKAQKVAAVTGPSSIRLM from the exons atgggaggaggaggaggcgggcgcaAGCCCCGCAACTTCGCGACGTTTCGCCTcttcccgcgcgccggcgccgcggaccCCAACGACCGCGTCTTCGTCCGCGTCGACAACAACGAGTACACCGTCCCTGGCTTCGCCGACGAGGAGCCCTTCGACCGCACCCTGTCCGACCCCACCGCCGATGCCGACCACCTCcactcctccgcctccggcccTCTCCCGGAGCACGTCCGCCGCGAGATTCTCGAGCTCGGCCTCCCCGACGACGGCTACAACTACCTCTCccacctccgcgagctccgcccctccgccgccgccgcagcctcatcCTTCGTCCCCAGCTCCaccgcccggcccgagcccCTCCCACTCGACATCAAG GCGTACGATGCAAGCAGGGTGCGGGTTGGTCCCAGCGAGGGTGAATTGGACGAGGGGAGGACGATGTGCAAGGTGGCAGCCAAGACGGCGCCTGTGAGGCGGATTGAGAAGGCCGTCGACCCTGATGTTGCGAGATTGCTCGATGAGAGCGATGTGTCACATGCTGGGTCAGAGGATGAGGGGCTGGAGGAGGATTTTGTCATCATGGCTAATCGTGCTGAGGGACAGGAgttggaggaggaagatgaggacGAAGACGGGAATGGTGTGTTCAGTGATGTGGAAGAGGAGTTCGATTTTGAAGAGGATGTTCCAAAGCCAAGAGTGAGACGATTGCTGGATGAACAATTCGATCTG CTTGCTTTGGAAGAATACGGAGAcagcgatgatgatgacaaaGGTGCTAAAGATGGGGAATATGAACTGCCAAGTGAGGTTATAGATGAACTTAAATTATTCCACAATCAGAATGTATGTGTTGATGAAGAATACAGAACACCAGCAGATTTTGTTCGTAGAAAACTGGACTCAAGCACAGCAGATGAGGTGGATGAATCTGCACATGTGATTAAAAAATGTGCTGAGTATGCTGAAAAATATTTAAATGAAACTGCAGAAGAAGAGGAGGTTGTACTTGTTTCAGAAAGCAGTGATGAATCGGAAGTTTGGGACTGTGAGACCATTGTTTCCACGTTCTCTAACCTTGATAACCATCCTGGAAAGATTGAAACTCCAGGAATTCCTAAAAAGCGGCTCCCTAGAGTTTTCCCTGGAGAAACTGCTACAACAAATGATATCATCAAGCTTCATGGGAAAGAGAAACTGCCAGTAGAATATCTACCACAGAGGAAAAGAGCTGgtgaaaaggagaagaaagtaAAGCCCGCAGAAGTTGCTGATAAATTTAAAAAAGGAGCTGAGAAGGAAAcaaaggaggagaagaaggtaAGAAAG GCAGCAgtgaaagaagagaaaagagaagCACGGAAAGCAAAGAAAGAGCTCAAAGGCCTGTATAAATATGAAACACAGAAGGCGCAGAAAGTTGCTGCTGTCACAGGACCATCTTCCATACGGCTAATGTAA
- the LOC120689227 gene encoding heavy metal-associated isoprenylated plant protein 2-like, with protein MPDDSKSQKIVLKVDIAGDECKATRAMSTVAKFCGVKSMAVDGEKGTLTVVGAVDVVRVAKALRKAGFEARVLSVGPEKAEEKKPDEAAAKKPADDDPKKPPPCCPGCSACCPPVPVAPFPGAVVCYEERPPGNDCVIL; from the exons ATGCCCGATGACTCCAAG TCGCAGAAGATCGTGCTCAAGGTGgacatcgccggcgacgagtgCAAGGCCACCCGCGCCATGAGCACCGTCGCCAAGTTCTGCG gggtgaAGTCGATGGCGGTGGACGGCGAGAAGGGGACGCTGACGGTGGTGGGCGCGGTGGACGTGGTGCGCGTGGCCAAGGCGCTGCGCAAGGCCGGCTTCGAGGCGCGCGTCCTCAGCGTCGGCCCGGAGAAGGCGGAGGAGAAGAAGCCCGACGAGGCCGCCGCCAAGAAGCCCGCCGACGACGACCCCAagaagccgccgccgtgctgcccgGGCTGCAGCGCCTGCTGCCCACCGGTCCCGGTGGCTCCCTTCCCCGGCGCCGTCGTGTGCTACGAGGAGCGCCCCCCGGGCAACGACTGCGTCATCCTCTGA